The following nucleotide sequence is from Candidatus Micrarchaeia archaeon.
GCAAGCATCAGTTCGTGCAGTTTCGTGCCCGGAATCACGAGCGTAGGGTAAATTTTTAGCATGTCCGGCCTGAACTCCTGTTTTGAGAAAAGGCTTTTGAACATGAGCAGGTCCTTCTTAGGGGAAGAACCCGGAAGCCCGGGCATTATGTGGTACGCGACCTTGAACGCAGAATCCTTGAGCGACGCGGTTGAATTGATTACGTCCGAAACGCTGTGCCCGCGCGAAATCCTGCGGTAGATGGAATCCGAGGGATGCTGCACCCCGAGCTCCACTTTGGTTGCGCCGTACGCGAGCATCTCGTCTATCTGGGGCTCGGTGCACACATCGGGTCGCGTCTCTATCGTGAGCCCTGCAATCCTGTGCTCCGCGGCTTCGTTCAGCCTCTTCGCCGCCTCCAGGGTCCTGGACCGCTTTCCGTTCAGCCCGTCGTAAATTCCCTTCACGAACTCGGACTTGTATCTCTTGTCCATGGAAAGGAACGTCCCGCCCATCAGTATGAGGTCGCATTTGTCCGTGGGATGGCCGTTGAGCTCGAACTGCCTTAGCCTCGAACGCACCTGCCTGGCCGGGTTGAAGGAATTGCTCCTGGCGCGCAACGCTGCGGGCTCGCTCCCGGTGTAGCTCTTGGGCGCCTTTCCGGTATAGGGGCAGTAGATGCACCCCCACCTGCACGAGTTTTCCGGCTTTATCATCACTGCTATGGGAGCCACTCCGGAAAGCGTGCGCATGGGCTTCCTTTTCAGCAGGGAAACCAGTTCAGGGGTCAGTTTTTCCCTAGGCATGCGCTCCATGAGCTCGGTGTTCCTGAAAAATCCGCATTTGAATTTTTGCGTTGCCTCTTTCTTGAGCCGGTCCAAGTCGCGCTCGCCCCCCAGAATCGCTTTCACCGCGAAAGAAAGCGCCTTTTCCCTTGCGTCCATCCGCTCACAATTACAATTGGATTAGAATAAGTTGGAAAGGAGACCTGCGAGCGCGTACACCAACCCGTTCATCGCAGGGAAAAAGAGCATCCCGTTGCCAGTAGCTTTGTAGTCCGCGAGCAGGCTGGGATTCACTTCCACCGTGGACTGGAGCGTCTGGTTTATCATGGATGAGGATTCTGAGACCACTGAAATAAGCGGGTAGTATTCGGATTCCTCCGCGCTCACGACCTCGTAATATATTGTTCTGGAGCCTTTTGCTGGGACGTAAACGTACTTGTTGAACGCCCATTTGGGAACGTTGGTGGAACTGACTTTGAAAACGTCGCCCGTGCTGGCCTTATTCTCTATGGTCACGTAGAACCTGGCCGGCTGGCCCGAGAGAGTTTGCTTCTTGGAGCTGTCCAGCGAGGCGCGCAGTACATCGTGGGTTATGTTGACCTTAACGTAA
It contains:
- a CDS encoding tRNA uridine(34) 5-carboxymethylaminomethyl modification radical SAM/GNAT enzyme Elp3, whose translation is MDAREKALSFAVKAILGGERDLDRLKKEATQKFKCGFFRNTELMERMPREKLTPELVSLLKRKPMRTLSGVAPIAVMIKPENSCRWGCIYCPYTGKAPKSYTGSEPAALRARSNSFNPARQVRSRLRQFELNGHPTDKCDLILMGGTFLSMDKRYKSEFVKGIYDGLNGKRSRTLEAAKRLNEAAEHRIAGLTIETRPDVCTEPQIDEMLAYGATKVELGVQHPSDSIYRRISRGHSVSDVINSTASLKDSAFKVAYHIMPGLPGSSPKKDLLMFKSLFSKQEFRPDMLKIYPTLVIPGTKLHELMLAGAYTPYSTETAAEVIAKAYSYIPKYVRVMRVQRDIPANLIAGGVKKSNLRELVERKVVSLGITMNEMRCREAGLNHKPVNEPVLRRIEYRASRGKE